The Gemmatimonadota bacterium sequence TTGCCCGATGAATATACCATCTGGTTACAGAAGATGGTTGATAGTTTACGGGAACAGACCCAGCACAGAAAGGCGTGCAAAGACAAAGAAATCGTGTTTGCGACGCATAAGTCCCACCTGATTGGCGGGTATGATCGAGTAGCGGCTTATGAACCATAATCCCGAGGACCTGGCGTTACTGGACACCATATCCTGATTTATGGAGAATTTTGCAATGAATTGTTTTGAGTTGGATCAAGCACAGCAACGGTTCCCTGAACTCGTTGAGCGAGCCAGACGTGGCGAGGATGTCATTATTACGGAACGTAATCAACCCGTAGTCAAATTTGTGGCTGTTGAGCAGGATGCAACTGCACCAGCAGTTCCAACGAAGCGGCGACGGCGACCCGGAAGTGCCAAAGGGCTTGTTCATATTAGCGATGATTTCGATGAACCGCTTGAAGATTTCCGGGAATATATGTAATGCGCCTTTTACTCGATACGCACAGTTTTTTATGGTATATAGAAGACGATGACAAGCTCAGCCAGAGAGCAGAGCAAATGATCTCTAATATAGATAATGAGGTGCTGCTGAGCATAGGAAGTCTGTGGGAGATAGCCATTAAGTATGGTATCGGTAAGTTGAGCCTGTCGCGTACCTTCAGCGAGTTCATCCCAGAGCAACTTCTGATAAACCAAATAGATGTACTACCTATCTCATTACCTCATCTTGCGAGATATACCGAACTTCCATTTCATCACCGCGACCCGTTTGACCGCTTGATCATTGCACAGGCTATGGTAGAAGACATACCAGTGGTTAGCAGAGACAAACCCTTTCAGGAGTATTCAATTGATGTGATATGGTAATCACCTCTTTCTCCTTTTTTTATTTTGGAAAATAATCAGCCCAATATTGTCATCTGCATAGTATTCTCAAAAAAACAGGGACGCACCTGGCGTCCCTGGGGTAGCAATAATCGAACACACGTTAATTCCCTATACGGGCGACGGTTCGATGGGTCATGTTGATAAACAAATTGTCCTATATAAGCAGCAATGTCAAATTATTTTTGGGTATATAATTATAAATCACCCATGAGACCCTTTGACACCAATCGGCCAGTTGTAGGAGTCCGTGCGCGCATCCTTCATAAAGTTCTCAATTTCAGCGATCACATCCGGGTGATCTGCTGCGACATCGTTTTCCTCGCCAATATCCCTGTCCAGATCGTATAACTCAAGCGGTTCGTCGAGCAACAGGGGCGACGGATTGCGCACGGCCTTCCAATTCTTCCAGCGCACAGCCTGTTTGAAGCCCCCGCCAAAGCGCTCCCAGTACAAAAAGCGCTCTCCAATATCCTGTGACTCACCCAAAAGCGTCGGCAATATGCTCACGCCATCCATATTCTCCGGCGCATCTGTGCCGATCACGTCTGCAACCGAAGGCATAAAATCGGTATAATACCACACCTGATCGCTCACAGTACCTGCCGGAATGCGCGCCGGCCAATGCACAATCATAGGCGTGCGCAAACCACCTTCGTACATCGTCCCTTTTTGCCCGCGCAAATCACCACAACTGCCAAACGGTTCCCACCGGCGTGCGGCCCCATGGTCAGAACCAAAAAACAAAAGCGTATTATCCTTTATCTCCAGCTCGCGCAATAAATCCGCAATCTGTCCAACCTGCGTATCAATTTTTGTAATCATCGCCGCATAAACTTTCTCATCATCCGTCCAGGGTTTATCGTCCCAGGCACTCGCATCGGGGATTTCATATCTCCCGTGCGGCAATGTCCACGGCAAGTACAAAAAAAACGGACCATCGCTATTGTTGCGAATAAAGTCACAGGCAAAGTCAAAAATCATGTCGTGAGAATAGTCGTTTTCCTGGCCATCCAGATTGCCTTTGAGAATAACCTTCTCTTCGTTGTGCCACAAATAAGGCGGATAATACGAATGCGCATTGCGCTGATTGAGATAGCCAAACCATTCATCAAATCCCTTGCGGGTGGGAATACCCGTCGTATCGGGCTCACCCAACCCCCATTTGCCGGTTATCCCAGTGGTATATCCCGCCTCCTTGAGCATCTCGGCAACCGTAAAATCCTCCGGCTCGAGCGGCACCCGTTTCTGCTCTCCCACACCGCCCACAATGCCCATATTGTCGCGCACTCTCGTGTGCCCACTGTGCAAACCCGTCATCAAAACTGACCGAGATGGCGCGCAGATAGAAGACCCGGTATAACACTGCGTGAACCGCATAGATTCTGACGCAAGCTGATCCAATCGGGGTGTGGGAATAACCTTTTGCCCATAACAACCCAGATCGCCATAGCCAATATCATCGCAGAGGATGAAGATAATGTTGGGCAATGACATCATGTGATATTTCCCGATGACTTACTCTTTCACCAACGCCAATTTTTGAGCGTAAACAGCCCGATCCTTTAACAGGCGAACAGCCTCCTGAAACTGCTTATCACCCTTCAGCGTCGCTAAAATTTTGCCATTAGTGCCCCACACGCGATTGGCCAATGCCCGTTCAATCTCCAGCCGGATATACGGCCTGGCCTTGTCATAATCGGCTTCGCGCTCGCGCTCTGCAGCCTGTGACAATTGAGTGAGTGAGGTTATAGTATCGTCTGTAAATACATCGTTCTCTATCAGTGCTTCTTTGATCTCCTGTACCTTAATCTCCGTATCCGTTTGATATGAAAAACCACCGGAATTAGTTGAATCTGCCATGAAAGTCCAGAATTGATCGACAATATCTTCAGGCAATGTGTAGTCTTCAAATCGACTGGGGAACGCTTGCGTCGTTGCAAAATCAACCGCAAAATCAAAAATCAGGCCTGCGCGCAATAACGCCAGCACCAGCCGCGGCCTGCGCTCTTGTTGCACCACCACATCGGGTTTAATCCCACCGCCACCATAAACCTTGCGCTTATTCACGCGCGTTGTAAATACCTTTTCAGGATCGATATCTTCGGGTCCGTTATGCTCGCTGGAAGCCAAACCCAACAACCCTTCCAATCGCATTCCAAGGACCTCTTCGGCCAGGTCCTTTTCCAGACCAAATCTTTCCTCGAGTTCTATAATAACATCGTCTCGCCGTTCAGCCTGACCAATAATGCCAAAGAGTTCATAGGCCGAGACCTTGGTTGAAGTT is a genomic window containing:
- a CDS encoding type II toxin-antitoxin system Phd/YefM family antitoxin; translation: MNCFELDQAQQRFPELVERARRGEDVIITERNQPVVKFVAVEQDATAPAVPTKRRRRPGSAKGLVHISDDFDEPLEDFREYM
- a CDS encoding arylsulfatase — translated: MSLPNIIFILCDDIGYGDLGCYGQKVIPTPRLDQLASESMRFTQCYTGSSICAPSRSVLMTGLHSGHTRVRDNMGIVGGVGEQKRVPLEPEDFTVAEMLKEAGYTTGITGKWGLGEPDTTGIPTRKGFDEWFGYLNQRNAHSYYPPYLWHNEEKVILKGNLDGQENDYSHDMIFDFACDFIRNNSDGPFFLYLPWTLPHGRYEIPDASAWDDKPWTDDEKVYAAMITKIDTQVGQIADLLRELEIKDNTLLFFGSDHGAARRWEPFGSCGDLRGQKGTMYEGGLRTPMIVHWPARIPAGTVSDQVWYYTDFMPSVADVIGTDAPENMDGVSILPTLLGESQDIGERFLYWERFGGGFKQAVRWKNWKAVRNPSPLLLDEPLELYDLDRDIGEENDVAADHPDVIAEIENFMKDARTDSYNWPIGVKGSHG
- a CDS encoding type II toxin-antitoxin system VapC family toxin; translation: MRLLLDTHSFLWYIEDDDKLSQRAEQMISNIDNEVLLSIGSLWEIAIKYGIGKLSLSRTFSEFIPEQLLINQIDVLPISLPHLARYTELPFHHRDPFDRLIIAQAMVEDIPVVSRDKPFQEYSIDVIW